The DNA sequence CAGCTTTACCATCAAGGATGCCCGCTACAACAGCGCCCTCCAGGAGCAGCAGATCAAGGAGCTGCTCCGCCAGGGCATCGACCTGCTCATCGTGTCGGCCAACGAGGCCGAGCCCGTGACGCCCATCGTGGAGGAAGTCTACAACCGCGGCATTCCGGTCGTGATTCTGGACCGCCGCACCACCTCCAAGCTCTACACGGCCTACGTGGGCGGCAACAACGTGGAAGTGGGCCGCACCGCCGGCAACTACGCCGCTTCCCTGCTCAAGCAGCGCGGGCAGGTGCTGGAAGTGCTGGGCGCGCCCGGCTCCTCCCCGGCCGTCGACCGGCACCGGGGCTTCGGGCAGGCCCTGGCCGCGTATCCTGGCGTGCAGCTCGTGGCCCAGGTCAACAGCAACTGGGAGCGGCCCTCGGTGCTGGCGCGCCTGCCCGCCGTGCTGCGCGCCCACCCCGAAGTCGACCTGATCTTTGCCCACAACGACCGGCTGGCCCTGGGGGCCTACCAGGTCTGCAAGCAGCTGGGCCGGCAGAACCAGGTGAAAATCGTGGGCGTGGACGGCCTGCCCGGCATGCGCGGCGGGATTCAGCTGGTGCAGGATGGCGTCATTACGGCCACGCTGCTCTACTCGCCGGGCGGGGAGGAGGCCATCCGCACGGCCCTGAAAATCCTGCGCCGCCAGCCCTACGACAAGGAAAACATCCTCGGCACGATGGTCATCGACTCGACCAACGCGCTGACCATGAAGCTGCAAACCGAGAAGCTGGGCAGCCAGCAGCAGGACATTCAGCGCCAGCAGCAGCTCTTGCAGCAGCAGCGCGACACCTACGCCAGCCAGCAAACGGTGCTCTACGTGCTGGCCGCCGCTTTGCTCGGGGCCGCCGTGCTCGGGGCGGTGGCGTTTCGGGCCTTCCGGGTGAACCGGCGCATCAATCAGCAGCTCGAAGGGCAGAACGAGGAAATCCGCCAGCAGCGCAACCAGATTCAGGACTTCGCCGAGCAGGCCAAGGTGGAAACCGAGGCCAAGCTGCGCTTCTTCACCAACTTCTCGCACGAGCTGCGCACCCCGCTCACCCTGATTCTGGGCCCGGTGGAGGAAATGCTGACCAGCGCCCCCGACTTGCCCGCCGCCCACCGCCACGACCTGAGCCTGGTGCGCCGCAACGCCCAGCGCCTCTTGCAGCTCGTGAATCAGCTCATGGATTTCCGCAAAATCGACGTGGGCAAAATGCCGGTGCGGGCCACCGAGGGCAACCTGGTGGCTTTCGTGCGCGAAATCATGGACGTGTTTGAAAAGCCCGCCCGGCAGCGCGGCGTCAGCCTCCGGTTTCTGCCCGCCGAGCCCGTCGTCCGCCTCTGGTTCGACGTCAACATCCTCGACAAGGTCTTTTTCAACCTGCTCTCCAACGCCCTGAAATTCACGCCCGAGCGGGGCCAGATCAGCGTCAGCATCCAGCCCGTGCCCGCCGACCACGTGGTGCGCATCAGCGTGGAAGACACTGGCCGGGGCATTTCCGAGCAGGACCGCGCCCACATCTTCGAGTGGTTTTACCAGGGCAACCAGTCCACGGCCAAGGGCTCGGGTATGGGCCTGGCCCTGGCCCTGGGCCTCACGCGCCTGCACCTGGGCCAGCTTACCTTCAGCAGCCAGCCCGGCCAGGGCAGCACCTTCGTCGTGACCCTGCCGCTGGAGCTGCCCCCGGAGCTGCGGTCAGCGGAGGCGGCCCTGCCCGCGCCGGCCCTGGCCATCGACGAAGGCCTGACCCTGCCCAAGGCCGAGGACGCCCCGCTGCCCACCGGCGCCACCCGCGAGGCGCTGATCCTGGTCATCGAAGACAACCCCGACGTCAACGCCTTCCTGACCCAGAAGCTGCAGCCCCACTTCCAGGTCGATACGGCCCTGGATGGCGCTACCGGCCTGCGCCTGGCCGCCGACACCATCCCCGACCTGATTGTGTGCGACGTGATGCTGCCCGAGCTCAGCGGCCTGGAAGTGGTGGCCCAACTCAAGGGCGACTGGCGCACGAGCCACATTCCAATAGTGCTGCTCACGGCGCGCAACGCCCCCGAGCAGCAGGTGGAAGGCGTGCAGGCCGGCGCCGACCTCTACCTGACCAAGCCCTTCAACCCCACGTTTCTGCTCGAAAGCCTGCGCACCCTGCTGGCCAACCGCGACCGGCAGCGCGAGCATTTCCGCCGCGAGCTGAGCACCGACACCGTCACGGTAGCCCCCCAGCGCGTCGACCAGAAGTTCCTGGCCGACCTCACCGCCATTGTCGAAGCCAACGTGTCGCGCTCCGACCTCTCGGTGGAAGATGTGGCCCGCAGCCTGGGCATTTCGCGGGTGCAGCTCTACCGCAAAGTCAAGGCCGTGCTGGGCACCGGCGTCACCGACTTCATCCAGGGCGTGCGCCTGACCAAGGCCCGCCAGCTCCTGCTCACCGACGACCTGACCATCGCCGAAGTGGCCTACCAACTGGGCTTCTCCTCGCCCTCGTATTTCTCCACCAGCTTCAAGGCCCGCTACCAGGTGTCGCCCTCCGAGTTCCGCGCCCTGCACACCACCGCCGGGTAGGAGGGAAGCTAAAACTAAAAAGCTAGTTCCCCTCCTCAGATGAGGAGGGGCTAGGGGTGGTTGATTACGTCAGAATATCTTTTTAGAGCTAGTTCTAAAAGTCGTTCTGCGGTTTCAACCACCCCTAGCCCCTCCTTATCTAAGGAGGGGAACTAGCTTTTTAGTTTATAGCTCAAAAGCTGCTTTCGGGCATGTATCAATTTTTGAAAACAGGTATCAATTCTGATAGCCGGGCTTTCGATGAGGAGTCTTGGTGATTGTTAAGTTGTTGATTGTTAAGAATAATTGGGGATTTGCGGCAATGAATCAATTCTGCAATTCTTTGAACGAATAGAGGAAGCTCCCGCAACCGTTTGCACCCCACCTTTGAGTCGAAGCCCGGTGGCCACGCCGGCTGTGGCTTGCTCCCAGCAAACGTTTGCAGCAAGCCCCGCCGCCCGGCCGGCTGCCGCTTCCCGACTCGCCTGTTCCTTCATTCCCAATTCCCATGACACAACGACTACTCACCCTGCGCCGGGCCGTGGCTGCGACGCTGCTGACCGCCCTGCCGCTGGCCGCCGCGGTGCCCGCCCAGGCCGCCGCCCCCGGCCCCGCCCCCCGGGCCGCCCAGCCCGCCGATACCAAAATCAGTGGCCGCGTTACCGACGATAAAGGCGAGGGCCTGCCCGGCGTCACGGTCGTGGTGAAGGGCACCACCAACGGCGTCTCCACCGACCCCGACGGCCGCTTCACCCTCACCGTACCCGACAACGCCACGCTGGTCGTGTCGTCCGTGGGCTTCCTCACCCAGGAAATAGCCGTGGGCACGAGCACCGACCTGAGCATCCGCCTGGCCCCCGACACCAAGGCCCTCGACGAGGTGGTGGTGACCGGCTACCAGGTGCAGCGCAAGGCCGACCTGACCGGGGCCGTGGCCGTCATCAAGACCGACGACATCAAGGACATGGCCTCCAACGACGTGACCCGCAACCTGCAGGGCCGGGTGCCGGGCGTGCAAATCACGACCGACGGGGCCCCGGGCAGCCCGGCCACGGTGCGCATCCGCGGCATCGGCACGCTGGGCAACAACGACCCGCTCTACGTCATCGACGGCATCCCGACCAAGGAGGGCATCAACCAGATCAACCAGAACGACATCGAAAGTATCCAGGTGCTGAAGGATGCCTCGGCGGCCAGCATCTACGGCTCCCGGGCCGGCAACGGCGTGATTATCATCACCACCAAGAAGGCCAAGAAAGGCGCCACCCGGGTCAACTTCTCGACCTTCTTCACCGTGCAGACGCCGGGTCCTAACATCGACCTGCTCAATACCCTGGACTACGGCCGGGTGTACTGGCAGGCCAAAACCAACGACGGGGGCACGCCCAGTTTGCCCTACTACACCTTCCAGACCCACCAGGGGCCCAACGGGCAGCCGGTGCTGGACGGCGTGGGCACCACCGAGTTTATCGACGCCGACAAAACCATGCGGGCCGCCGATACCGACTGGTTCAAGGAAACTCAGCAGAACGCCCTGATTCAGAGCTACAACCTGGACGTGAGCAGCGGCGGGGAGCGGGGCGGGGCGTTGTTCTCGGTGAACTACTACACCAACAACGGCACGCTCAAGTACTCGGGCCTGGACCGCTTCACGGCCCGCCTGAACTCGGACTACAACTTCCTGGAGGGCAAGCTCAAAATCGGGGAAAACCTGACCATCGTGAAGGCCGACCGGGCCGAGTTTGACCTGAACCTGGTGCGCGACCGGACCACCCAGCTGCCCAGCATCGTGCCGGTGCGCACCGTGGACGGCGTGGGCTGGGGCGGGCCCGTGGCCGGCATGAGCGACCGGGACAACCCCGTGCGCCTGCTCACCGACAACCAGCAGAACCGCTCCCACACGGGCCGGGCCTTCGGCAACGTGTTTGCCGACGCCGAAATCATCAAGGGCCTGCACCTGCGCTCCAGCTTCGGCATCGACTACAGCCTGTACCGCTTCCGCCAGATCTACAAAACCTACAAGGCTGGCTACCTTTCCGAGCAGAACAATCGGGTGACCAACAACGAGCGGTTCTGGGGTAACTGGGTGTGGCAGAACACGCTGAACTACAGCGTGCTGCTGGCCGACCGGCACCAGCTCGACCTGCTGGCCGGGGCCGAGCGCATCAGCGCCTACGACGAGAGCAGCTACGCCTCGCGCACCAACTTCGCCAGCGAAGACCCCGACTACGCCTACCTCGACGCGGGGGCGGCCAACAAGGACAACGGCGGCGGGGCCACGGCCTACCGCTTGGCCTCTACTTTCGCCAAGGTCAACTATTCCTTTGCCGACCGGTATCTGCTCTCGGCCACGCTGCGCCGCGACGGGTCGTCACGCTTCGGGCAGGACAACCGCTTCGGGGTGTTCCCGGCCGTGTCGGCGGGCTGGCGCCTGAGCGAGGAAAGTTTCGTGCGCGACAAGGCCCCGTACTTCTCCGACCTGAAGCTGCGCGCCGGCTGGGGCCAGACCGGCAACCAGGACATTGCCAACTTTGCCTCCCGCGGCCTCTACCAGTCGCTGCTGGGCTCTATCGACCCTAACTTCGAGTACGACCGGGGTACGGCCTACGACATTTACGGCAACGACACCAACCTGCCCTCGGGCTACCGCCGCTTTCAGCGCCCCAACCCCGGCCTGAAGTGGGAAACGACCACCCAAACCAACCTCGGTCTGGACTTCGGGCTGCTGGAAAACAAGCTTTCGGGCTCGGTCGACTACTTCGTCAAGAACAGCCGGGACATCCTGGTGAACCTGCCGTATCTGGCCGTGGTGGGCGAGGGCGGCGACCAGTTCGTGAACGGGGCCTCCATCCAGAACCGGGGCTGGGAGTTTCTGCTCAGCTACCAGAACGAGCTGCCCGTGGGCGTGACCTACAGCATCAGCGCCAACCTCTCGACTTACCGCAACGAGCTGACTTCGCTGCCGGCCGAAGTGGTAAATGCCTACGGCGGCAACGGGCAGGACGTCACTCGCCTGGGCCACAGCATCAACGCCGTGTACGGCTACGTGGCCGACGGGCTGTACCAGAACAGCGCCGAAGTAAGCGGCGGGCCCACGCAGGTGGGGGCCGCGCCCGGCCGCATCCGCTACAAGGACCTGAACAACGACGGCAAAGTCGACAACTTTGACCAGACCTGGATTACCGAGGGCGTGCCCGATTTCAGCTACGGCCTCAACCTGGGCGCGGGCTTCAAGGGCTTCGACGTGCAGCTTTTCTTGCAGGGCGTGCAGGGGCTGGAGGCGTTCAACAACGCCAAGTTCCGCACCGACTTCGCCTCCCTGGCCTCCAACGAAAACTGGGGCAGCCGCCTGCTCGACGCCTGGACGCCTTCGAACCCGGGCTCCACGATTCCGGCCGCCACGCTGCTGAACACCAACAACGAAGGCCGCGCCTCGACCTACTTCATCGAAAATGCCTCCTACCTGAAGCTGCGCAACGTGCAGCTGGGCTACACGCTGCCCACGGCGCTGGCCGGCAAAATCAAGCTGCAGGGCGTGCGGGTGTACGTGCAGGGTCAGAACTTCTTCACCCTCAAGAGCAAGGAGTACACCGGGGCCGACCCGGAAGTGACCAACTACCAGTACCCGATTCCCCGCATTTTCACCACCGGCCTGAACGTATCATTTTAGTGCTTAGTGCTTAGTGCTTAGTGCCTGGTGCTTAGGTCGTTCAACGAAACTCTAAGTACCAAGCTCCAAGCACCAAAAACCAGGCACCAAAAACCAAGCTTCAATTCCCATGAAACTCTTCAAAACCAGCCTTCTGGCGCTTTCCCTGCTCGGGCTTTCGGTGAGCTGCTCCGATAAAGACTTTCTCGACGTGGAGCCCATCGGGGCCCTGAGCGACGAGCAGCTCAATACGCCCGCCAACATCGACAAGCAGGTTATTGCGGCCTATTCCCAGCTCGGCAACGACGTGTACCGCGCCCCCTACACCAGTATGTGGCCCTACGGCAACGTGCGCGCCGGCGACGCCTACAAGGGCGGCAACGGCACGGCCGACGTGGACGCGTTTCACTTCTACGAAACCTTCACCTTCAACCGCGTCGACGTGGGCAACACCGACGAGCTGTGGTTTCTGCTCTACGTGGGCGTGTCGCGCTGCAACGACGCGCTGCGCCGCCTCAACGCCATCGACGCGGCGGCCATGCCCACCAAGGCCGTGCGCCAGGGCGAGGTGCGCTTCCTGCGCGGGCACTTCTACTTCCTGCTCAAGGAGCTCTTTAAGCGCGTGCCCTACATCGACGAGTCGGTGCCGACCGAGCAGTACGCCACCGTCTCGAACGTGGCCCTGACCGACGACCAGCTCTGGGGTAGAATTGCCGCCGACTTCCGCTTTGCCACCGCCAACCTGCCCGACAACCAGCCCGAAATCGGGCGGGCCAATAAGTCGGCGGCCCAGGCTTACCTGGCCAAAACCCTGCTGTTTCAGGCCTACGTGCAGAACGACGCCCACGCCGTGACCAGCATCGACCAAACCAAGCTCCAGGAAGTCGTGACCCTGGCCGACGAGGTCGGCAAGCGGTATTCCCTGCACCCCGACTACGCCAGCAACTTCCTGACCAGCGGCGACAACGGGGTGGAATCGGTGTTTGCCATCCAGTTTTCGCGCAACGACGGCACGCCCAAGGGCCGCACCGACCGGGGCAACCAGCTCAACTACCCCATGAACCCGGACTACGGCTGCTGCGGCTTTCACCAGCCCAGCCAGAACCTGGTGAATGCCTACAAAACCGACGCCAACGGCCTGCCCTTGTTCACCAGCTTCAACAGCTCGGACCTGAGCACGCCCGCCGACTTCCAGAACAACAGCGTGGACCCGCGCCTCGACCACACCGTGGCCGTGCCGAGCCACCCCTACAAGTACGCGCCCACCTTCGTGTTTGAAACCTCCTGGCTGCGCGACCAGAACACCTACGGCGTGTACATGTCGATGAAGGAAAGCGTGCTGCCCTCGGACCCCAGCTTCCAGAAAACGCCGCCGTTTATGAGCTCCTCGAAGAACTGGGCCATCATCCGCTTCGCCGACGTGCTGCTCTGGAAAGCCGAGGCCCTGATTGAGCTGGGCCGGCAGGGCGAGGCCCTGCCCATTATCAACCGGATTCGGGAGCGGGCCGCGGCCAGCACTGCCCGCCTGAAAAACGCCGCCGGCGGGGCCACGTCCAAGTACCGCATCGGGCAGTACCCGGCCGCCGGCTGGAGCCAGGACTACGCCCGCCAGGCCCTGCGCTACGAGCGGCGGCTGGAGTTTGCCCTGGAAGGCCAGCGCTTCTTCGATTTGGTGCGCTGGGGCATTGCCGCCGACTACCTGAACACCTACTTCACCCAGGAAAAAACCAAGCGCCAGTACCTGCGCGACGCCCGCTTCACCAAGGGCCGCGACGAGTACCTGCCCATCCCGCTCAACCAGATCAACTTCAGCAAGGGCCTCTACAAGCAAAACAGCGGCTGGTAGGAGTGAAATGGTGAAGTGGTGAAATGGTGAGTTGTCGTTCAAACCGCGCAGACTGCGCAACACGCGCCACCAAAACATCAAACTCACCATTTCACCATCTCACCATCTCACCATTTTTTTCCAATGAAAAACAGCAACGTCTTTTTCTGGTCCCTGGTCGTGGCGCTGGGGGGCTTCCTCTTCGGCTTCGATACGGCCGTAATTTCCGGGGCCGAGAAGGCCATTCAGCAGCTCTGGCACCTGAGCCCGGTCGCGCACGGCTTCACCATTGCCGTGGCCCTCATCGGTACCGTGTTCGGGGCCATTTTCGGCGGCATTCCCTCCGATAAGTTCGGCCGCCGCCAGACCCTCATTGGCATTGCGGTGCTGTACCTGGTGTCGGCGGTGGGCGCGGCCGTGACCAGCAGCTGGGTGCTGTTTATGGCGTTCCGCTTTCTGGGCGGGCTGGGCGTGGGCGCGTCGTCGGTGACGGCCCCGCTCTACATTTCGGAGGTGTCGCCGGCCGCCAAGCGGGGGCGCATGGTGGCCATGTTCCAGTTCAACATCGTGTTCGGCATTCTGATGGCCTACCTCTCCAACTACCTGCTGACCGGCGTGGGCGAAAACGACTGGCGCTGGATGCTGGGCGTGCAGGCCTTCCCGGCCCTGGCCTTTTTCCTGCTCTTGTTCCGCGTGCCCGAAAGCCCCCGCTGGCTGCTGGGCCAGGGCCGGGTCGAGGAAGGCCGGGCCGTGATGCACCGCATCAGCCCCGAAACGGCCGACGCGGAAGTCACCACTATCCTGACCACCAACGCCGCCGACGAAGCGGCCGGCGGCGAGTCGCTCTTCGCCCGCCAATACCGCGGGCCGGTGCTGCTGGCCGTGTTCTTTGCCGTGTTCAACCAGGTGTCGGGCATCAACGCCATTATCTACTACGCCCCGCGCATCTTCGAAATGACGGGGTTGGGCAAGGGCTCGGCCCTGCTCTCGTCGGCCGGTAT is a window from the Hymenobacter aquaticus genome containing:
- a CDS encoding substrate-binding domain-containing protein; this translates as MSQFTPSASFLLRSALRGGLGLVCLVLVLLAGCTHSAPPPKYRIGFSQCTNGDAWRQAMLAGMKKELSFYPEVSFTIKDARYNSALQEQQIKELLRQGIDLLIVSANEAEPVTPIVEEVYNRGIPVVILDRRTTSKLYTAYVGGNNVEVGRTAGNYAASLLKQRGQVLEVLGAPGSSPAVDRHRGFGQALAAYPGVQLVAQVNSNWERPSVLARLPAVLRAHPEVDLIFAHNDRLALGAYQVCKQLGRQNQVKIVGVDGLPGMRGGIQLVQDGVITATLLYSPGGEEAIRTALKILRRQPYDKENILGTMVIDSTNALTMKLQTEKLGSQQQDIQRQQQLLQQQRDTYASQQTVLYVLAAALLGAAVLGAVAFRAFRVNRRINQQLEGQNEEIRQQRNQIQDFAEQAKVETEAKLRFFTNFSHELRTPLTLILGPVEEMLTSAPDLPAAHRHDLSLVRRNAQRLLQLVNQLMDFRKIDVGKMPVRATEGNLVAFVREIMDVFEKPARQRGVSLRFLPAEPVVRLWFDVNILDKVFFNLLSNALKFTPERGQISVSIQPVPADHVVRISVEDTGRGISEQDRAHIFEWFYQGNQSTAKGSGMGLALALGLTRLHLGQLTFSSQPGQGSTFVVTLPLELPPELRSAEAALPAPALAIDEGLTLPKAEDAPLPTGATREALILVIEDNPDVNAFLTQKLQPHFQVDTALDGATGLRLAADTIPDLIVCDVMLPELSGLEVVAQLKGDWRTSHIPIVLLTARNAPEQQVEGVQAGADLYLTKPFNPTFLLESLRTLLANRDRQREHFRRELSTDTVTVAPQRVDQKFLADLTAIVEANVSRSDLSVEDVARSLGISRVQLYRKVKAVLGTGVTDFIQGVRLTKARQLLLTDDLTIAEVAYQLGFSSPSYFSTSFKARYQVSPSEFRALHTTAG
- a CDS encoding SusC/RagA family TonB-linked outer membrane protein, whose translation is MTQRLLTLRRAVAATLLTALPLAAAVPAQAAAPGPAPRAAQPADTKISGRVTDDKGEGLPGVTVVVKGTTNGVSTDPDGRFTLTVPDNATLVVSSVGFLTQEIAVGTSTDLSIRLAPDTKALDEVVVTGYQVQRKADLTGAVAVIKTDDIKDMASNDVTRNLQGRVPGVQITTDGAPGSPATVRIRGIGTLGNNDPLYVIDGIPTKEGINQINQNDIESIQVLKDASAASIYGSRAGNGVIIITTKKAKKGATRVNFSTFFTVQTPGPNIDLLNTLDYGRVYWQAKTNDGGTPSLPYYTFQTHQGPNGQPVLDGVGTTEFIDADKTMRAADTDWFKETQQNALIQSYNLDVSSGGERGGALFSVNYYTNNGTLKYSGLDRFTARLNSDYNFLEGKLKIGENLTIVKADRAEFDLNLVRDRTTQLPSIVPVRTVDGVGWGGPVAGMSDRDNPVRLLTDNQQNRSHTGRAFGNVFADAEIIKGLHLRSSFGIDYSLYRFRQIYKTYKAGYLSEQNNRVTNNERFWGNWVWQNTLNYSVLLADRHQLDLLAGAERISAYDESSYASRTNFASEDPDYAYLDAGAANKDNGGGATAYRLASTFAKVNYSFADRYLLSATLRRDGSSRFGQDNRFGVFPAVSAGWRLSEESFVRDKAPYFSDLKLRAGWGQTGNQDIANFASRGLYQSLLGSIDPNFEYDRGTAYDIYGNDTNLPSGYRRFQRPNPGLKWETTTQTNLGLDFGLLENKLSGSVDYFVKNSRDILVNLPYLAVVGEGGDQFVNGASIQNRGWEFLLSYQNELPVGVTYSISANLSTYRNELTSLPAEVVNAYGGNGQDVTRLGHSINAVYGYVADGLYQNSAEVSGGPTQVGAAPGRIRYKDLNNDGKVDNFDQTWITEGVPDFSYGLNLGAGFKGFDVQLFLQGVQGLEAFNNAKFRTDFASLASNENWGSRLLDAWTPSNPGSTIPAATLLNTNNEGRASTYFIENASYLKLRNVQLGYTLPTALAGKIKLQGVRVYVQGQNFFTLKSKEYTGADPEVTNYQYPIPRIFTTGLNVSF
- a CDS encoding RagB/SusD family nutrient uptake outer membrane protein, whose amino-acid sequence is MKLFKTSLLALSLLGLSVSCSDKDFLDVEPIGALSDEQLNTPANIDKQVIAAYSQLGNDVYRAPYTSMWPYGNVRAGDAYKGGNGTADVDAFHFYETFTFNRVDVGNTDELWFLLYVGVSRCNDALRRLNAIDAAAMPTKAVRQGEVRFLRGHFYFLLKELFKRVPYIDESVPTEQYATVSNVALTDDQLWGRIAADFRFATANLPDNQPEIGRANKSAAQAYLAKTLLFQAYVQNDAHAVTSIDQTKLQEVVTLADEVGKRYSLHPDYASNFLTSGDNGVESVFAIQFSRNDGTPKGRTDRGNQLNYPMNPDYGCCGFHQPSQNLVNAYKTDANGLPLFTSFNSSDLSTPADFQNNSVDPRLDHTVAVPSHPYKYAPTFVFETSWLRDQNTYGVYMSMKESVLPSDPSFQKTPPFMSSSKNWAIIRFADVLLWKAEALIELGRQGEALPIINRIRERAAASTARLKNAAGGATSKYRIGQYPAAGWSQDYARQALRYERRLEFALEGQRFFDLVRWGIAADYLNTYFTQEKTKRQYLRDARFTKGRDEYLPIPLNQINFSKGLYKQNSGW
- a CDS encoding sugar porter family MFS transporter, which codes for MKNSNVFFWSLVVALGGFLFGFDTAVISGAEKAIQQLWHLSPVAHGFTIAVALIGTVFGAIFGGIPSDKFGRRQTLIGIAVLYLVSAVGAAVTSSWVLFMAFRFLGGLGVGASSVTAPLYISEVSPAAKRGRMVAMFQFNIVFGILMAYLSNYLLTGVGENDWRWMLGVQAFPALAFFLLLFRVPESPRWLLGQGRVEEGRAVMHRISPETADAEVTTILTTNAADEAAGGESLFARQYRGPVLLAVFFAVFNQVSGINAIIYYAPRIFEMTGLGKGSALLSSAGIGLVNFLFTLLAMNFIDRFGRRKLMLIGSFGLIATLGLVARSFYSQDFSELNGMLVPVLLFVYIAFFAFSQGAVIWVFISEIFPNTVRAKGQALGSSTHWVLAAVIAFAFPYFAEKLGGGHTFLFFSSMMVLQLIFVWRFMPETKGTSLEQLEKTLVIH